Proteins co-encoded in one alpha proteobacterium HIMB5 genomic window:
- a CDS encoding tRNA(Ile)-lysidine synthetase (PFAM: PP-loop family~TIGRFAM: tRNA(Ile)-lysidine synthetase, N-terminal domain), with protein sequence MSLKNLSVTNKTHNLINRTLKNTKLKNLFLKFSKNLNLNSSFAVGVSGGPDSLALAYLCKVYALKFGIKQKFYIVDHKLRSNSTKEAQHVKKLLKKNSIEAKILTWRGAKPKSNIQARAREKRYDLIAKECKKNNIKHIIIGHHLEDKLENFIIRLTRGSGLRGLVSFNRKSSMSDIIIERPLLNFKKNELVFITSHVFKDFISDPSNENQDFKRVRIRNFLKNLSLEGFDQNKFNKTIENLSHSNTAINELVEKNILLNSYYSRKRKIIYLNKEFFNQSNEVKFRSLSKCIKDLGANYYFARGNKILRIIDLINANKTFKTSLGGCIIKKTNNTVIINKEFH encoded by the coding sequence ATGAGTCTAAAAAATTTGAGTGTAACAAACAAGACTCATAATCTAATTAATCGAACTTTAAAAAATACAAAATTAAAAAACCTTTTTTTAAAATTTAGTAAAAATCTCAATTTAAATTCTTCATTTGCCGTAGGGGTGTCTGGAGGCCCAGATAGCTTAGCTTTAGCTTATCTATGCAAAGTTTATGCCTTAAAATTTGGTATTAAACAAAAATTTTACATTGTTGATCATAAATTAAGATCTAATTCTACAAAGGAAGCCCAACATGTAAAAAAATTATTAAAAAAAAATTCTATTGAAGCAAAAATATTAACTTGGAGAGGTGCTAAACCAAAAAGCAATATTCAAGCAAGAGCTAGAGAAAAAAGATATGATTTGATTGCTAAAGAATGTAAAAAAAACAATATAAAACATATTATTATTGGACACCATTTAGAGGATAAATTAGAAAACTTTATTATAAGATTAACACGTGGAAGTGGTTTAAGAGGATTAGTTTCTTTTAACAGAAAATCATCAATGAGTGACATAATTATAGAACGTCCATTGTTAAATTTTAAAAAGAATGAACTAGTTTTTATTACTTCTCATGTTTTTAAAGATTTTATTTCTGATCCTTCTAATGAAAATCAAGATTTTAAAAGAGTTAGGATTAGGAATTTTCTAAAAAATTTAAGTTTAGAAGGTTTTGATCAAAATAAATTTAATAAAACAATAGAAAATCTGAGTCACTCAAATACAGCAATCAATGAATTGGTCGAAAAGAATATTTTACTTAATAGTTATTATTCAAGAAAAAGAAAAATAATTTATCTAAATAAAGAATTTTTTAATCAATCTAATGAAGTAAAGTTTAGATCTTTATCTAAGTGTATAAAAGACTTAGGGGCAAATTATTATTTCGCAAGAGGTAATAAGATACTGAGAATAATTGATTTAATTAATGCCAATAAAACTTTCAAAACATCTCTAGGGGGTTGTATTATTAAAAAAACCAATAATACTGTTATTATTAACAAGGAATTTCATTAA
- a CDS encoding tol-pal system protein YbgF (TIGRFAM: tol-pal system protein YbgF), which produces MKVCEKIFKIKFLIIFSFLFSISVKADNHNIYQTLELIKKDLKTLERAVYSGSNETNNDFNSSQISEGNSEDVLTRHLLKLSEIESQFQALTNKFEEINFKLDKLSSRLSKVQADNQIRFQDLESSLSSGNIISSVTKDTSLTEETLPGSSQPQDLGAISYKDNTTSETSQQITSIDTTATVVTENFQSEEKILPDEVPEKQYEFATSFLKVGDYTTAERAFREFVNTNSDHELAGNAQYWYAETFRIRQLYTDAASAYLEGYQKYPKGEKAPINLLKLGVSMVQIGEKDQGCKMINGVEEQYPEANQSVIQKAKYESKKFECNKQDS; this is translated from the coding sequence ATGAAAGTCTGTGAAAAAATATTTAAAATAAAATTTTTAATAATTTTTTCATTTTTATTCTCAATTTCAGTTAAAGCAGACAATCATAATATCTACCAAACTTTAGAATTAATTAAAAAAGATTTAAAAACATTAGAGCGTGCTGTTTATTCTGGATCAAATGAAACTAATAATGATTTTAATTCTTCACAAATATCTGAAGGCAATTCTGAAGATGTGTTAACACGACATTTATTAAAACTATCTGAAATTGAAAGTCAATTTCAAGCTCTCACAAACAAGTTTGAGGAAATAAATTTTAAATTAGATAAATTATCTAGTAGGTTATCAAAAGTACAAGCTGATAATCAAATAAGATTTCAAGACTTAGAAAGTTCATTATCTTCTGGAAATATTATTAGTTCAGTTACAAAAGACACAAGTTTAACAGAAGAAACTTTACCAGGAAGTTCACAACCCCAAGATCTTGGTGCAATCTCATATAAAGACAACACAACGAGTGAAACTTCACAACAAATTACTTCAATTGATACTACTGCAACTGTTGTTACGGAAAATTTTCAATCTGAGGAAAAAATTTTACCAGATGAAGTGCCAGAAAAACAATATGAGTTTGCTACAAGCTTCTTAAAAGTTGGTGATTACACCACTGCCGAAAGGGCATTTAGAGAATTTGTAAATACTAATTCAGATCATGAGCTTGCAGGTAATGCTCAATATTGGTATGCAGAAACATTTAGAATTAGACAGCTTTATACTGATGCAGCATCAGCATATCTTGAAGGATACCAAAAATATCCTAAAGGAGAGAAAGCTCCAATTAATTTATTAAAACTAGGCGTCTCCATGGTTCAGATTGGAGAAAAAGATCAAGGTTGTAAAATGATAAATGGTGTTGAGGAACAATATCCAGAGGCAAATCAATCTGTAATTCAAAAAGCAAAATATGAGTCTAAAAAATTTGAGTGTAACAAACAAGACTCATAA
- a CDS encoding peptidoglycan-associated lipoprotein (PFAM: OmpA family~TIGRFAM: peptidoglycan-associated lipoprotein): MRFNKILKNALLVILACFALTACATKKVSTGQMQGDVYTGTDTVEYLASGVPDRVFFATNESVLTTASRETLRKQAAWLRKNSKVNIVLEGHADERGTREYNLALGERRANAAKDYLMTYGISSDRISVLSYGKERPVDSGSNPLAWSKNRRSVTVKAN; this comes from the coding sequence ATGAGATTTAACAAAATTTTAAAAAACGCATTACTTGTGATTTTAGCATGTTTTGCACTAACAGCTTGTGCAACTAAAAAAGTTTCGACAGGTCAAATGCAAGGAGATGTGTATACGGGAACTGATACTGTAGAGTATTTAGCTTCAGGAGTACCTGATAGAGTATTTTTTGCAACAAACGAGTCAGTTTTAACTACAGCTTCTAGAGAAACTCTTAGAAAACAAGCAGCGTGGTTAAGAAAGAATTCTAAAGTAAACATAGTTTTAGAAGGTCATGCTGATGAAAGAGGAACTAGAGAATATAACTTAGCTTTAGGTGAAAGAAGAGCAAATGCAGCTAAAGATTACCTAATGACATACGGAATATCTTCAGATAGAATTTCTGTATTAAGTTATGGTAAAGAAAGACCAGTAGACTCTGGATCAAATCCTTTAGCTTGGTCAAAAAACAGAAGATCAGTTACTGTAAAAGCTAACTAA
- a CDS encoding tol-pal system beta propeller repeat protein TolB (PFAM: WD40-like Beta Propeller Repeat; TolB amino-terminal domain~TIGRFAM: tol-pal system beta propeller repeat protein TolB) has protein sequence MDMYKKIFFLFLILFQSNAFALIEVDITRGNLNPLPVAVSPLSIDEVSKKEFEKILKKENIGSEISSIVEKNLKTSGLFNPLNKDAFLQEPDIANLKPRFEDWNLIKAQALITGKVSFVDEKLRVEFRLWDVLAGREMMALAFTTVPTNWRRVGHIISDKVYQRLTGEKGYFDTRIIYVAEEGPKTKRVKKLAIMDQDGSNNKFLTLGNELVLTPRFNPNSQMVTYLSYFRNLPRVYLLDIETGTQEVVGDFPGMTFAPRFSPDGKKIIMSFAKDGNSDIYTMDLENRIVDKITNHPSIDTSPSYSPDGKYICFNSDRSGYQQIYIMDSNGKNVKRISFGKGLYGTPVWSPRGDLIAFTKLHKGKFYIGVMRTDGTGERLLTENYYQEAPSWSPNGRVLIFYRETKTDEKGEGFSAKLWSIDLTGYNERQVVTPTDASDPSWSSLLSN, from the coding sequence ATGGATATGTATAAAAAAATATTTTTTTTATTTCTTATTTTATTTCAAAGCAATGCGTTTGCATTAATTGAAGTTGATATAACTAGAGGAAATTTAAATCCTTTGCCAGTAGCGGTGTCACCTTTATCTATTGATGAAGTTTCAAAAAAAGAATTTGAAAAAATCCTAAAAAAAGAAAATATTGGATCTGAAATATCTTCGATTGTTGAAAAAAATTTAAAAACTTCTGGTTTATTTAATCCACTTAACAAAGATGCATTTCTTCAAGAGCCTGATATTGCCAATTTAAAACCAAGATTTGAAGATTGGAATTTAATTAAAGCTCAAGCTTTGATCACAGGTAAGGTAAGTTTTGTAGATGAAAAACTAAGAGTTGAATTTAGGTTGTGGGATGTATTAGCTGGACGAGAAATGATGGCATTAGCCTTCACAACAGTTCCTACAAATTGGAGAAGGGTAGGTCATATAATTTCTGACAAGGTTTATCAAAGATTAACTGGAGAAAAAGGATATTTTGATACAAGAATAATTTATGTAGCAGAGGAAGGACCTAAAACTAAAAGAGTAAAAAAATTAGCAATCATGGATCAAGATGGTTCTAATAACAAATTTTTAACATTAGGTAATGAACTTGTATTAACTCCGAGATTTAATCCAAATAGTCAAATGGTGACATATTTATCTTATTTCAGAAATTTACCCAGAGTATATTTGTTAGATATTGAAACTGGGACTCAAGAAGTTGTTGGTGACTTTCCGGGAATGACTTTTGCACCTAGATTTTCTCCAGATGGAAAAAAAATCATCATGAGTTTTGCAAAAGATGGTAACTCGGATATTTACACTATGGATTTAGAAAATAGAATTGTAGATAAAATAACTAATCATCCTTCTATTGATACTTCGCCTTCCTATTCACCGGATGGAAAATATATTTGTTTTAATTCTGATAGAAGTGGTTATCAACAAATTTACATAATGGATAGTAATGGAAAAAATGTAAAAAGAATTTCTTTTGGAAAAGGTTTGTATGGAACGCCAGTTTGGTCACCAAGAGGTGATCTAATTGCTTTTACAAAATTACATAAAGGAAAATTCTATATTGGAGTAATGAGAACTGATGGTACTGGTGAAAGATTGTTAACTGAAAATTACTATCAGGAGGCACCATCATGGTCACCAAACGGAAGAGTGCTAATATTTTATAGAGAGACCAAAACTGATGAAAAGGGCGAGGGATTTTCAGCTAAATTATGGTCAATTGATTTGACAGGATACAATGAAAGACAAGTTGTAACTCCAACAGATGCATCAGACCCATCTTGGTCATCTTTATTAAGTAATTAA